A window from Kovacikia minuta CCNUW1 encodes these proteins:
- a CDS encoding ARC6/PARC6 family protein, protein MPDPQVQSYLEELPNEPGAASEWMEERVQAGAVAAQPRQSFTGASFAAQNSPEVMPTPPTFATSNRQAPVRNHETEALIEAARTRIAARTSTATMTGDRPGSGTPPMPAAERVGQPPSDTRKPPIYSGADRSSREGRSRTSEGGQPADPAGTARRRATPPQSKYTGILRYLMPGAIILGMVALGFLVAWLLKAWQASSTKQAEQQEQLNLSLDAPLVALSPESSSDPTSEAVLNNESGQKIIESWLAAKALAMGPEHSTEKLDQILADPKLTEWKNAAEESRQSNSYRKYKHTVKVSSVEQSKENPDQAKVTAEVSESTDTYDGDQIKDSKSDPELRVQYDLIRTDNKWRIQNWQVIQ, encoded by the coding sequence TTGCCCGATCCCCAGGTGCAGTCCTACCTGGAAGAGTTACCCAACGAACCTGGTGCCGCCAGTGAGTGGATGGAAGAACGCGTTCAGGCAGGAGCGGTTGCGGCTCAGCCCAGGCAATCCTTTACCGGTGCTTCGTTTGCGGCTCAAAACAGCCCGGAGGTGATGCCAACCCCACCCACTTTTGCCACCAGCAATCGGCAAGCACCTGTCCGCAATCATGAAACAGAAGCTCTGATTGAAGCGGCCCGGACTCGAATTGCAGCCCGCACCTCTACCGCCACCATGACTGGCGATCGCCCCGGCAGTGGAACTCCTCCCATGCCTGCCGCAGAGCGTGTTGGGCAGCCACCCTCAGATACACGCAAACCCCCGATTTATTCTGGTGCAGATCGTTCATCGCGAGAAGGGCGATCGCGCACCAGTGAAGGCGGGCAACCTGCCGACCCAGCGGGCACAGCTAGACGGCGTGCCACTCCGCCCCAATCAAAATACACCGGTATTCTTCGCTATCTGATGCCAGGTGCAATCATTCTGGGTATGGTAGCCCTTGGTTTCCTGGTTGCCTGGTTACTGAAGGCCTGGCAAGCTTCATCCACCAAGCAGGCAGAACAGCAGGAACAGCTTAATCTCAGCTTGGATGCGCCTCTGGTTGCCCTGTCTCCTGAATCAAGCTCCGATCCAACCTCTGAAGCCGTTCTTAACAATGAGTCAGGTCAAAAAATCATTGAATCCTGGTTAGCGGCAAAAGCCCTGGCAATGGGTCCAGAGCATTCCACGGAAAAGCTGGATCAAATTCTTGCCGATCCCAAATTGACTGAATGGAAAAACGCTGCGGAAGAAAGTAGGCAGAGCAATTCCTACCGAAAATATAAGCATACGGTTAAGGTCTCTAGCGTCGAGCAGAGTAAGGAAAACCCAGATCAGGCTAAAGTTACCGCCGAGGTTAGTGAATCAACTGATACCTACGATGGTGACCAAATCAAGGATTCTAAATCTGATCCGGAACTGCGGGTGCAGTACGATTTGATTCGCACGGATAATAAATGGCGGATTCAGAATTGGCAAGTGATCCAGTAA
- a CDS encoding J domain-containing protein, whose translation MRIPLDYYRILGLPIQATAEQLRQAHRDRALQLPRREYSDAAIASRKKLLDEAYAVLSNPEQRKTYDSGFLAKTYELVPGAEASPAEPLPLEAPRDAGADPHTPNIEIQDDQFIGALLILQDLGEYELVLKLGRPYLTNGSASVKGGQFGEPNIVFSDIVLTVALACLELGREQWQQGQYENASEALETGQQLLLREGLFAGVRGEIQNDLYKLRPYRVLELLALPEQHTEERYRGMQLLQEMLQERDGIDGTGDDQSGLNIDDFLRFIQQLRGYLTAAEQQVLFEQEAQRPSAVATYLAVYALLARGFAERQPVLVRRAKLLLMRLSNRQDVHLEQAVCALFLGQTEEASHALELSQEFGPIAFIREHSQGSPDLLPGLCLYAERWLQDEVFPHFRDLSRQQASLRDYFARSPGAVLPGRVTQRTWCRQ comes from the coding sequence GTGCGTATACCGCTTGACTACTATCGAATCTTAGGTCTGCCCATTCAGGCTACCGCTGAGCAACTGCGACAGGCACATCGCGATCGCGCCCTCCAGCTTCCCAGGCGGGAGTACTCAGATGCGGCGATCGCATCCCGGAAAAAGCTGTTGGATGAAGCCTATGCTGTCCTTTCTAACCCGGAGCAACGGAAGACTTACGATTCGGGGTTTCTTGCCAAGACCTATGAATTAGTCCCAGGGGCAGAAGCTTCTCCTGCTGAACCCTTGCCCCTGGAAGCACCCCGCGACGCAGGTGCCGATCCTCACACGCCTAACATTGAAATTCAGGATGATCAGTTTATTGGTGCGTTGCTCATCTTGCAGGACTTGGGCGAGTACGAATTGGTTTTGAAGTTGGGTCGCCCTTACCTGACCAATGGCAGCGCCAGCGTCAAAGGGGGTCAGTTTGGTGAGCCAAACATCGTTTTTTCAGATATCGTGCTCACTGTAGCTCTGGCATGCCTGGAGTTAGGACGGGAGCAATGGCAACAGGGGCAGTACGAAAACGCTTCAGAAGCCCTGGAAACAGGTCAGCAATTGTTGCTGCGCGAAGGGTTATTCGCTGGAGTCCGGGGAGAGATTCAAAATGATCTCTACAAACTCCGCCCTTACCGTGTTTTAGAGCTGCTGGCATTACCAGAACAGCACACCGAAGAGCGCTATCGGGGCATGCAACTGCTCCAGGAGATGCTGCAAGAACGTGACGGCATTGATGGCACAGGAGATGACCAATCCGGGTTAAATATTGACGACTTTCTGCGCTTTATTCAGCAACTTCGGGGCTATCTAACCGCAGCGGAGCAGCAGGTTTTATTTGAGCAGGAAGCCCAACGGCCCTCGGCAGTGGCAACTTACCTGGCAGTCTATGCTCTCCTGGCACGAGGGTTTGCAGAACGACAGCCCGTGTTGGTGCGGCGAGCAAAACTGTTGTTAATGCGGCTGAGCAATCGTCAGGATGTGCATCTGGAACAGGCGGTGTGTGCGCTCTTTTTGGGACAGACGGAAGAAGCGAGCCATGCCCTTGAGCTGAGCCAGGAGTTTGGACCGATCGCATTCATCCGGGAACATTCCCAGGGATCACCCGATCTACTCCCAGGGTTATGCCTCTACGCAGAACGCTGGTTACAGGATGAGGTCTTTCCCCACTTTCGAGATTTGTCTCGGCAACAGGCCTCCCTGCGAGACTATTTTGCCCGATCCCCAGGTGCAGTCCTACCTGGAAGAGTTACCCAACGAACCTGGTGCCGCCAGTGA
- the pdhA gene encoding pyruvate dehydrogenase (acetyl-transferring) E1 component subunit alpha: protein MVQERALPKFQSATATVTREEGLRLYEDMVLGRFFEDKCAEMYYRGKMFGFVHLYNGQEAISTGVIQAMRPGEDYVCSTYRDHVHALSAGVPARNVMAELFGKATGCSKGRGGSMHLFSAEHGLLGGYAFIGEGIPVATGAAFQSKYRREVMGDETADQVTAAFFGDGTTNNGQFFECLNMAALWKLPILFVVENNKWAIGMAHERATSQPEIYKKASVFGMPGIEVDGMDILAVRAVAQEAVARARAGEGPTLIECLTYRFRGHSLADPDELRSKAEKEAWLARDPIKKFAAYLVEQNLASQADLKEIEKKIQTLVEDAVQFALESPEPDPSELYKYVFAEDE, encoded by the coding sequence ATGGTTCAAGAAAGAGCACTCCCCAAGTTTCAATCCGCTACGGCAACAGTGACCCGCGAGGAAGGACTGCGGTTATACGAAGACATGGTTTTGGGGCGCTTTTTTGAAGACAAATGCGCCGAAATGTACTATCGCGGCAAAATGTTTGGTTTTGTCCACCTGTACAACGGGCAGGAAGCCATCTCAACGGGCGTCATTCAAGCCATGCGCCCTGGTGAAGATTATGTTTGCAGCACCTATCGCGATCACGTCCATGCCCTCAGTGCCGGTGTGCCTGCCCGCAATGTCATGGCAGAACTGTTTGGCAAGGCAACCGGATGCAGCAAAGGGCGGGGTGGCTCGATGCACCTGTTTTCAGCCGAACATGGACTTTTGGGAGGCTATGCTTTTATTGGTGAGGGAATTCCAGTTGCCACTGGTGCAGCTTTCCAGAGCAAATATCGACGGGAAGTGATGGGAGACGAAACCGCTGATCAGGTGACGGCTGCATTCTTTGGTGATGGGACGACCAACAATGGTCAATTTTTTGAATGCCTGAACATGGCAGCTCTATGGAAATTGCCCATTCTTTTTGTGGTGGAAAACAATAAATGGGCGATCGGGATGGCGCACGAACGGGCAACCTCCCAACCAGAGATTTATAAAAAAGCCAGTGTTTTTGGTATGCCTGGGATTGAAGTCGATGGGATGGATATCTTGGCAGTCCGGGCGGTTGCCCAGGAGGCGGTTGCCCGTGCCCGTGCTGGAGAGGGTCCAACGTTAATTGAATGCCTTACCTACCGCTTTCGGGGGCACTCCCTGGCTGACCCGGATGAATTGCGATCGAAGGCGGAAAAGGAAGCCTGGTTAGCACGCGACCCCATTAAGAAATTTGCTGCCTACCTGGTAGAGCAAAACCTGGCATCCCAGGCAGACCTAAAGGAAATTGAGAAAAAAATTCAGACTCTTGTAGAGGATGCCGTTCAGTTTGCTTTGGAAAGCCCCGAACCTGATCCCAGCGAACTCTACAAATACGTCTTTGCTGAGGATGAATAA
- a CDS encoding valine--tRNA ligase: MTATLPPLPSQYDPTITEAKWQKAWEASAVFKADPNAPGEPYCIVIPPPNVTGSLHMGHAFEHSLIDVLIRYHRMIGRNTLWLPGTDHASIAVSTILDRELQSQGKTRQDVGREAYLKRARQWKEESGGTIVGQLRRLGLSVDWSRERYTMDEGLSRAVLEAFIQLYQEGLIYRGNYLVNWCPASQSAVSDLEVENQEVNGHLWHFRYPLADGSGFLEVATTRPETMLGDTAVAVNPQDDRYRHLIGKTITLPIMNRQIPVIADAYVDSTFGTGVVKVTPAHDPNDFEMGKRHDLAFINILNKDGTLNENAGSFQGQDRFVARKSVVARLEEEGFLVKVEDYKHTVPYSDRGKVPVEPLLSTQWFVKIAPLSQRALDFLDQKNSPAFVPERWLKVYRDWLVSLRDWCISRQLWWGHQIPAWYAVSETGGEILDSTPFVVARSEAEAREQAIAQFGPDVQLEQDSDVLDTWFSSGLWPFSTLGWPDQTPDLERYYPTTTLVTGFDIIFFWVARMTMMAGHFTGQMPFQTVYIHGLVRDENNKKMSKSANNGIDPLLLINKYGTDALRYTLVREVVGAGQDIRLEYNRKTDESASVEASRNFTNKLWNASRFVLMNLEDRPLLEAPPLEMLQLSDRWILSRFNQVVQRTRDDIENFGLGEAAKGLYEFIWGDFCDWYIELVKSRLQTEAASTSKTIALQTLAYVLEGILKLLHPFTPHITEEIWHTLTQSEDDRYLALQPYPELDTTLIYPELEQQFELLFNTIRTIRNLRAEAEVKPGVKVQIILQSESDRERQILTAGQSYIQDLAKVESLTITATTPSDSTQMFAGVTGTVQVLLPLAGIVDVTALRAKIEKDLKKIEAEIQSIGSRLGNPNFVNKAPTDVVEGARATLAEAEKQAEILRSRLSRL; this comes from the coding sequence ATGACCGCAACCCTCCCACCCCTGCCCAGCCAGTACGATCCTACTATTACCGAAGCCAAGTGGCAGAAAGCCTGGGAAGCAAGCGCAGTTTTCAAAGCAGACCCCAATGCTCCCGGTGAACCCTATTGCATCGTCATCCCACCTCCCAACGTGACAGGGAGCCTGCACATGGGGCATGCCTTTGAGCATTCCCTGATTGATGTGTTGATTCGCTATCACCGGATGATTGGGCGCAACACGCTGTGGCTACCGGGAACCGATCATGCCAGTATTGCGGTGAGTACGATCCTCGATCGCGAACTTCAATCTCAAGGCAAAACCCGCCAGGATGTGGGGCGCGAGGCTTACTTGAAACGGGCACGGCAATGGAAGGAAGAATCTGGCGGCACGATCGTCGGTCAACTCCGTCGCCTCGGTCTTTCCGTAGACTGGTCACGGGAGCGCTACACGATGGATGAAGGGCTTTCCAGGGCTGTGCTGGAAGCATTCATTCAGCTTTATCAGGAAGGGTTGATTTATCGGGGAAATTATTTGGTTAACTGGTGCCCTGCCAGTCAATCCGCCGTTTCGGATCTGGAGGTGGAGAATCAGGAGGTCAACGGGCACCTGTGGCATTTCCGCTATCCGCTGGCCGATGGGTCTGGTTTTTTGGAAGTGGCAACGACCCGTCCCGAAACGATGTTAGGGGATACTGCCGTAGCCGTAAACCCGCAGGACGATCGCTACCGGCATTTAATCGGCAAAACCATCACCCTCCCGATCATGAATCGGCAAATTCCTGTGATTGCCGACGCCTATGTGGACTCGACCTTTGGTACCGGGGTTGTGAAAGTTACGCCCGCTCACGACCCCAATGACTTTGAAATGGGTAAGCGGCATGACCTGGCATTTATCAACATCCTGAATAAAGATGGCACCCTGAATGAAAATGCAGGATCTTTCCAGGGGCAGGATCGCTTCGTTGCCCGGAAAAGCGTGGTTGCCAGACTAGAGGAAGAGGGTTTCCTGGTCAAGGTGGAAGACTACAAGCACACCGTACCCTACAGCGATCGTGGCAAAGTCCCTGTCGAACCGCTGCTTTCGACCCAGTGGTTTGTTAAAATCGCGCCGCTATCCCAACGGGCGCTGGACTTTTTGGATCAGAAAAATTCTCCTGCCTTTGTTCCAGAACGTTGGCTGAAGGTCTATCGGGATTGGTTGGTGAGCCTGCGAGATTGGTGCATTTCCCGCCAACTCTGGTGGGGGCACCAAATTCCCGCCTGGTATGCCGTGAGTGAAACGGGGGGTGAAATTTTGGACAGCACCCCATTTGTCGTTGCCCGCAGTGAGGCAGAAGCAAGGGAGCAGGCGATCGCCCAATTTGGACCTGATGTGCAACTAGAGCAAGATTCCGATGTGCTAGACACCTGGTTCTCATCGGGATTATGGCCCTTCTCGACCCTTGGTTGGCCTGACCAGACCCCCGATCTAGAACGCTACTATCCCACTACGACCCTGGTTACAGGTTTTGACATTATCTTCTTCTGGGTCGCCCGCATGACCATGATGGCAGGTCACTTCACCGGGCAGATGCCCTTTCAAACCGTCTACATTCACGGTCTGGTGCGGGATGAGAACAACAAAAAGATGTCCAAGTCGGCAAACAACGGCATTGACCCCCTACTGCTGATCAACAAATATGGCACCGACGCCCTGCGTTATACCCTGGTGCGAGAAGTGGTCGGAGCTGGGCAGGATATTCGCCTGGAATACAATCGCAAAACCGATGAATCTGCTTCCGTAGAAGCCTCTCGCAACTTCACCAATAAACTGTGGAACGCCTCCCGGTTCGTGTTGATGAACCTGGAAGATCGACCGCTCCTAGAAGCACCACCGTTAGAAATGCTGCAATTGAGCGATCGTTGGATTCTGTCGCGCTTCAATCAAGTCGTTCAGCGAACTCGGGATGACATCGAAAACTTTGGCTTGGGCGAAGCCGCCAAGGGATTATATGAGTTTATTTGGGGAGATTTTTGTGATTGGTACATCGAGCTGGTCAAGTCGCGGCTGCAAACTGAAGCAGCTAGTACCTCAAAGACGATCGCGCTTCAGACGCTTGCCTATGTTCTGGAGGGCATCTTGAAACTGCTCCATCCATTCACACCCCATATTACCGAGGAGATCTGGCATACGCTGACGCAGTCAGAGGACGATCGCTATCTCGCGCTGCAACCCTACCCAGAGCTAGACACCACCTTGATTTATCCTGAACTGGAACAGCAGTTTGAGCTGCTGTTCAACACCATTCGCACGATTCGCAACCTGCGGGCAGAGGCAGAGGTGAAACCAGGGGTCAAGGTTCAGATCATTTTGCAGAGTGAGAGCGATCGCGAACGGCAAATTCTGACTGCTGGGCAATCCTACATTCAGGATTTGGCAAAGGTTGAAAGCCTCACGATTACAGCCACCACGCCATCAGATTCAACCCAGATGTTTGCAGGTGTGACAGGAACCGTTCAAGTCCTGCTTCCCCTGGCTGGAATTGTCGATGTTACTGCCCTGCGAGCCAAAATCGAAAAGGATTTGAAAAAGATCGAAGCAGAAATTCAATCGATTGGAAGTCGATTGGGCAACCCCAACTTTGTGAATAAGGCACCTACCGACGTGGTCGAGGGCGCACGTGCCACCCTTGCAGAGGCGGAAAAGCAGGCAGAAATCCTGCGAAGTCGGCTTTCTAGATTGTAA
- a CDS encoding ABC1 kinase family protein, with protein sequence MNVKTATLESVPFASEKRAASNASSRNGNAPEDLNSSVIVEGELLPDIHQPLEPTPMLPPADIESEEVRYDPEANTAYYRQRPFQVAVRFLRIFVPFFTFSFGLWWDSRTGTNDRKQRQQAVQLREMLTRLGPAFIKVGQAVSTRPDLVPPIYLEELAKLQDQLPPFDNAVAYQFIEEELGSPPEEIYAELTENPIAAASLGQVYKGKLKTGEVVAVKVQRPGLAQGIALDMYILRQLAGLIQKNVKRVRSDLVGIMDEFAARIYEEMDYNHEGRNAERFAKLYGSLPDIYVPKIYWGYTGRCVLTMEWITGTKLTQPEAIRAQGVDASHLIDVGVQCSLRQLLEYGFFHADPHPGNLLATPEGKLAYLDFGMMSEVKPPQRYGLIEAIVHLVNRDFEGLAQDYVKLEFLTPDTDLTPIIPAFAAVFSEALGASVAEINIKSITDQLSALMYEYPFRVPAYYALIIRSLVTLEGIAINVDPDFKVLSKAYPYVAKRLLTDPAPELRASLRDLLFKDGSFRWNRLENLLRNARGNSDYDLSQVVDQTLDYLLSERGELIRYYLVDEIVKGIDTLATSAFNRFSDSLGEQFGLTLNRSPISADNQKALDHIRRIWGILQDSRGFDPTKILPVVPRLVFNPQAQQMGQKIAGGLAQRAVARFIREFLLTEETDSGSDFPASPSLPINQPRLSPARQ encoded by the coding sequence ATGAATGTGAAGACTGCAACCCTTGAATCTGTTCCGTTTGCTTCAGAGAAAAGAGCTGCCAGCAATGCCAGTTCCCGCAATGGCAACGCTCCAGAGGATTTGAATTCAAGCGTAATTGTTGAAGGGGAGTTGCTTCCAGACATTCACCAACCGTTAGAGCCTACTCCCATGCTTCCGCCCGCGGATATTGAGAGTGAGGAAGTGCGCTATGACCCAGAAGCAAACACCGCCTACTATCGGCAACGTCCCTTTCAGGTCGCAGTCCGGTTTCTGCGCATTTTTGTGCCATTCTTTACCTTCAGCTTTGGCTTGTGGTGGGATAGCCGCACGGGAACGAACGATCGCAAACAGCGCCAGCAAGCCGTGCAGTTGCGGGAAATGCTCACTCGATTGGGTCCTGCTTTTATCAAAGTCGGTCAGGCAGTCTCCACCCGTCCCGATTTGGTGCCACCGATTTACCTGGAAGAACTGGCAAAACTTCAAGACCAACTGCCCCCGTTTGATAATGCAGTTGCCTACCAGTTTATTGAGGAGGAGTTGGGTAGCCCTCCGGAAGAAATTTATGCAGAACTCACAGAAAACCCGATCGCGGCTGCATCGCTGGGGCAGGTCTATAAGGGCAAATTAAAGACCGGTGAAGTGGTTGCCGTTAAGGTTCAGCGTCCTGGTCTGGCTCAAGGAATTGCACTCGATATGTATATTCTGCGCCAGCTTGCAGGGTTAATTCAAAAAAACGTGAAGCGGGTTCGTAGCGATCTGGTCGGCATTATGGATGAGTTTGCCGCCCGCATCTACGAAGAAATGGACTACAACCACGAGGGGCGTAACGCAGAGCGGTTTGCCAAGCTGTATGGCAGCTTACCCGATATCTATGTTCCTAAAATCTATTGGGGCTACACGGGGCGGTGTGTGCTCACGATGGAGTGGATTACGGGCACAAAGCTGACCCAACCAGAAGCCATCCGTGCCCAGGGAGTGGACGCCAGCCATCTGATTGATGTAGGGGTGCAGTGTTCGCTCAGACAACTTTTGGAGTACGGCTTTTTCCATGCTGACCCCCATCCGGGCAATTTGCTGGCAACCCCTGAGGGTAAGTTGGCGTATCTGGATTTCGGGATGATGAGTGAGGTTAAGCCACCCCAACGGTATGGATTGATTGAAGCGATCGTGCATCTCGTCAATCGGGATTTTGAGGGACTGGCACAGGATTATGTCAAGTTAGAGTTCCTCACCCCCGATACCGATCTGACTCCGATTATTCCTGCATTTGCCGCTGTTTTCAGTGAAGCACTGGGAGCCAGCGTGGCAGAAATTAATATCAAAAGTATTACCGACCAACTTTCGGCGCTGATGTATGAGTACCCTTTCCGGGTGCCTGCCTACTACGCCCTGATTATTCGATCGCTGGTCACTCTGGAAGGGATTGCGATCAACGTTGATCCAGATTTTAAGGTGTTGAGCAAGGCCTACCCCTATGTGGCAAAGCGGCTTCTAACTGACCCGGCACCTGAGCTAAGAGCGTCTTTGCGCGATTTACTCTTCAAAGATGGCAGCTTCCGCTGGAATCGTCTGGAAAATCTGCTCCGCAATGCTCGTGGTAATAGTGACTACGACTTAAGTCAGGTGGTCGATCAAACCCTGGACTATTTACTTTCAGAACGGGGTGAATTAATTCGCTATTACTTGGTTGATGAAATTGTCAAAGGAATTGATACCCTGGCAACCAGTGCATTCAACCGCTTCAGCGATAGCCTGGGTGAGCAATTTGGGTTGACCCTCAATCGTTCCCCCATTTCGGCAGACAACCAGAAAGCACTGGATCATATCCGACGGATCTGGGGTATTTTGCAGGATAGCCGTGGGTTTGACCCAACCAAGATTTTGCCTGTGGTTCCCCGTCTTGTGTTTAATCCGCAAGCCCAGCAAATGGGGCAAAAAATCGCCGGAGGATTGGCACAACGGGCAGTTGCCCGGTTTATCCGAGAATTTTTGCTAACCGAAGAAACTGATTCTGGGTCAGATTTTCCTGCTTCTCCGTCTTTACCTATCAACCAACCCAGGCTATCACCCGCTCGCCAGTAG
- the recN gene encoding DNA repair protein RecN: protein MLLSLRIENFALIDRLNLDFSRGLTVLTGETGAGKSIILDAIDAVLGGKVTSRAVRTGAERAWVEATFQVDSGLTAWLGQQNIPPNSDARFVCSREVVVGQSSQRSRSRVNGVQVNKQQMEQLRDRLVEITAQGQTVQIGRSSLQREWLDSYGGDPLIHQREQVAIAFAAYQQAAQALEKRRKSEQDRLQQLDLFEYQLRELNTANLVEPDELEQLELERNRLNHSVELQQHSYQVYQILYENESGGQACGDLLGNAEATLQGMVEYDPQLQPILDLVSNALTQVEQAGREINLYGESIEADPQRLQEVQERIVELKQICRKYGPTLADAIALQQRLQADLEELTGGGQSLEELEQAYQYRQTELIQACTQLTQLRQATAHNLEERLVQELKPLAMEKVQFQVHLSPCPPSAMGADQITFVFSPNPGEPLQPLTEIASGGEMSRFLLALQASFTQIDPVGTLVFDEIDVGVSGRVAQAIAEKLHQLSLRHQVLCVTHQPIVAAMADHHFRVSKEVIAEGMRDEGGGMKGKAEGRRQKAEGRSQESGVRSQESELTQNLELKIQNSSTPSTPDVRTVVRLTPLSNEQRREELAQLAGGQSAQEAIAFAESLLTQAANLRQHQANNGVAPTPVSEPQPKSGSKSNSTKTKVSRKS from the coding sequence ATGCTACTCTCCTTACGGATTGAAAATTTTGCCCTGATTGATCGCCTGAATTTGGATTTCAGTCGGGGACTAACGGTTCTGACTGGGGAAACGGGGGCAGGCAAGTCGATTATTCTGGATGCGATCGACGCGGTTTTGGGTGGCAAGGTAACCAGTCGGGCTGTGCGTACTGGAGCAGAGCGGGCATGGGTAGAAGCCACTTTTCAGGTGGATTCGGGGTTGACTGCCTGGTTGGGGCAGCAAAACATTCCACCCAATTCGGATGCCCGTTTTGTTTGTAGCCGGGAAGTGGTAGTGGGTCAGAGTAGCCAGCGGAGTCGATCGCGGGTCAACGGGGTGCAGGTGAACAAGCAGCAGATGGAACAATTGCGCGATCGGCTGGTAGAGATCACGGCTCAGGGGCAAACGGTTCAAATTGGGCGCTCCTCCCTCCAACGGGAATGGCTAGACAGTTACGGAGGAGATCCGCTGATTCATCAGCGGGAGCAAGTGGCGATCGCTTTTGCTGCTTACCAGCAGGCAGCCCAAGCCCTCGAAAAACGGCGTAAATCAGAACAGGATCGGCTCCAGCAACTTGACCTGTTTGAATACCAACTGCGGGAACTGAACACCGCCAACCTGGTGGAACCGGATGAATTGGAGCAGCTAGAGTTAGAACGCAATCGCCTGAATCACAGTGTCGAATTACAACAGCACAGCTATCAGGTTTACCAAATCCTCTATGAGAATGAGAGCGGTGGACAGGCTTGTGGTGATCTGTTGGGAAATGCGGAAGCGACCTTACAGGGCATGGTGGAGTACGACCCCCAACTTCAGCCTATTTTGGATCTGGTCAGTAATGCCCTGACCCAGGTGGAGCAGGCTGGACGAGAAATTAATCTCTACGGGGAAAGTATCGAGGCAGACCCCCAACGGTTGCAAGAAGTGCAGGAACGCATCGTAGAACTCAAGCAGATCTGCCGCAAATATGGTCCCACTCTGGCAGATGCGATCGCCCTCCAGCAACGCCTGCAAGCAGACCTGGAAGAACTGACCGGGGGTGGGCAATCGCTGGAAGAACTGGAACAGGCTTACCAATACCGTCAGACTGAGCTGATTCAAGCCTGCACTCAACTGACCCAACTCCGCCAGGCGACTGCCCACAACCTGGAAGAACGCCTGGTGCAGGAGCTCAAACCGCTGGCAATGGAGAAGGTTCAGTTTCAGGTTCACCTATCCCCCTGTCCTCCCTCTGCTATGGGGGCAGATCAGATTACCTTTGTGTTTAGCCCCAATCCGGGTGAACCCTTGCAACCGTTAACGGAGATTGCCTCTGGTGGGGAGATGAGCCGTTTTCTGCTGGCACTCCAGGCTAGTTTTACGCAGATCGATCCCGTGGGTACCCTGGTGTTTGACGAAATCGATGTGGGCGTTTCGGGACGGGTTGCCCAGGCGATCGCCGAAAAGTTACATCAATTGAGTCTGCGCCATCAGGTTCTCTGTGTTACCCACCAACCGATCGTTGCCGCAATGGCAGATCACCACTTCAGGGTGAGCAAGGAAGTGATTGCCGAAGGGATGAGGGATGAGGGCGGAGGGATGAAAGGGAAGGCAGAGGGCAGAAGGCAGAAGGCAGAAGGGAGGAGTCAGGAGTCAGGAGTCAGGAGTCAGGAGTCAGAATTAACTCAAAACTTAGAACTCAAAATTCAAAATTCCTCCACGCCCTCCACCCCGGATGTCCGCACCGTCGTTCGTCTGACCCCATTAAGTAACGAGCAACGGCGGGAAGAACTGGCACAACTTGCGGGGGGGCAATCGGCTCAGGAGGCGATCGCCTTCGCAGAGTCCCTGCTAACCCAGGCAGCCAACCTGCGGCAGCATCAGGCAAACAATGGAGTTGCCCCAACCCCTGTCTCTGAACCCCAACCCAAATCGGGATCAAAATCCAACTCAACCAAAACGAAAGTTTCCCGCAAGTCCTGA
- a CDS encoding esterase/lipase family protein produces the protein MILPTVILPGYFAGATEYRELGSRLDSLGFPTTIAPLRWQDWIPTLGGRSVTPILRQLDTTVKQVLQGSGASQINLIGHSAGGWLARIYLGEKPYCIHPGDTEACLWHARPYVSTLVTLGTPHTSLERWTRKNLEFVNLSYPGGFYSDVRYVCVAGKSVYGDRWKSWLAYSSYNLTCGRGNCWGDGITPIEAAHLEGAENLVIEGAKHSPRGGRLWYGSPGMIDRWLPYLEKP, from the coding sequence ATGATTCTACCAACCGTTATTTTGCCGGGGTATTTTGCGGGAGCGACGGAATATCGCGAATTGGGGTCAAGATTGGACAGTTTAGGTTTTCCGACAACGATCGCCCCATTGCGATGGCAGGATTGGATTCCGACGCTGGGAGGCAGGTCTGTGACACCGATTTTGCGCCAACTCGACACCACGGTAAAGCAAGTGCTTCAGGGATCGGGTGCATCCCAGATTAACCTGATCGGTCATTCGGCAGGGGGCTGGCTCGCGCGAATTTATTTAGGAGAAAAGCCCTACTGCATTCATCCTGGTGATACAGAAGCGTGTTTGTGGCATGCCCGTCCCTATGTTTCAACCCTGGTCACCCTGGGAACCCCGCACACCAGCCTGGAACGATGGACGCGCAAGAATTTAGAGTTTGTCAACCTGAGCTATCCGGGGGGGTTTTACTCTGATGTGCGGTATGTTTGCGTTGCCGGGAAATCCGTTTATGGCGATCGCTGGAAAAGCTGGCTGGCGTATAGTAGCTACAACCTCACCTGTGGGCGTGGGAACTGTTGGGGAGATGGCATTACTCCCATTGAAGCGGCACATCTGGAGGGAGCTGAAAATTTGGTCATAGAAGGAGCCAAACATTCTCCCAGGGGTGGTCGTCTCTGGTATGGCTCCCCCGGCATGATCGATCGCTGGTTACCCTATCTAGAGAAGCCATAA